In Thermomonas paludicola, the following are encoded in one genomic region:
- a CDS encoding chloride channel protein — MLRFRLTEPLVMLATVLQWLVLASFTGVVVGLGCTLFLRALFATEGRVYAAPWWWLLLLLPLGGLVNGLLLHYGYRLRRSTFIDNPIVAVNEQQGKLPFRTMWIKPLAALVTLGCGGSAGKEGPCSHIGASLAAAIGRVLGLNREMRKRLLACGVSAGFASVFGTPIAGAIYGVEMLAIGRIRHDFLFPGIVACVAALQVSRYLGVPYPSYHIDFAGHFTELLFLKTVLIGILCGGVAWIFVELLRQAKRVTHRVRTRWALWPPLMPMLGGLLVALLVALLVLAVPTDYLGLSLPVMERALAGANMPVTAFFWKALLVAITLGSGFYGGIITPQFVLGALAGGAFAPWLGIPPALGAAVGFVSVVAAASNAPMAAIVMGAELFGSDSTLYVAGACVAAYLIIGHRSVYPEQQIAFSKSSWIFAHAGLPVGEEKVRLSYGLLRWLQKRRRRGA, encoded by the coding sequence ATGCTTCGCTTCCGCCTGACCGAACCGCTGGTGATGCTGGCCACGGTGCTGCAGTGGCTGGTGCTGGCCAGCTTCACCGGCGTGGTGGTGGGGCTGGGTTGCACGCTGTTCCTGCGCGCGCTGTTTGCCACCGAGGGACGCGTGTATGCAGCGCCGTGGTGGTGGTTGCTGCTGCTGTTGCCGCTGGGCGGGCTGGTCAATGGCCTGCTGCTGCATTACGGCTACCGGCTGCGGCGCAGCACGTTCATCGACAACCCCATCGTGGCGGTCAACGAGCAGCAGGGAAAGCTGCCGTTCCGCACGATGTGGATCAAGCCGCTGGCCGCCCTGGTCACGCTGGGGTGCGGCGGTTCGGCCGGCAAGGAAGGGCCGTGTTCGCATATCGGCGCCAGCCTCGCCGCGGCCATCGGCCGGGTGCTTGGCCTCAACCGCGAAATGCGCAAGCGGCTGCTGGCCTGCGGGGTCAGCGCCGGTTTCGCCAGCGTGTTCGGCACGCCGATCGCAGGCGCGATCTACGGCGTGGAGATGCTCGCCATCGGCCGCATTCGCCACGACTTCCTGTTCCCCGGCATCGTGGCGTGCGTCGCGGCGCTGCAGGTGTCGCGCTACCTCGGCGTTCCCTACCCCAGCTACCACATCGATTTTGCCGGCCACTTCACCGAGCTGCTGTTCCTGAAAACCGTGTTGATCGGGATTCTGTGCGGCGGGGTGGCGTGGATCTTCGTGGAGCTTCTGCGCCAGGCCAAGCGCGTGACCCACCGGGTGCGCACGCGCTGGGCGCTGTGGCCACCGCTGATGCCGATGCTGGGCGGGCTGCTGGTGGCGCTGCTGGTGGCGCTGCTGGTGCTGGCCGTCCCCACCGATTACCTGGGCCTGAGTCTGCCGGTCATGGAGCGGGCGCTGGCTGGCGCCAACATGCCGGTGACCGCGTTCTTCTGGAAGGCACTGCTGGTGGCAATCACTCTGGGCTCGGGTTTTTACGGCGGCATCATCACCCCGCAGTTCGTGCTGGGCGCCCTGGCCGGCGGCGCCTTCGCACCGTGGCTGGGCATCCCGCCCGCGCTGGGCGCGGCGGTCGGCTTCGTGTCCGTGGTCGCCGCTGCGTCGAATGCACCGATGGCCGCCATCGTGATGGGCGCCGAACTCTTTGGCAGCGATTCCACCCTGTACGTGGCCGGCGCCTGCGTGGCCGCGTACCTGATCATCGGCCACCGCAGCGTCTATCCGGAACAGCAGATCGCCTTCAGCAAATCCTCGTGGATCTTCGCCCATGCCGGGCTGCCGGTGGGCGAGGAAAAAGTGCGTCTGTCGTACGGGCTGCTGCGCTGGCTGCAAAAGCGTCGTCGCCGGGGCGCGTGA
- the acnD gene encoding Fe/S-dependent 2-methylisocitrate dehydratase AcnD, with product MNNSYRKYLPGTALDYFDACEAVEAIKPGAWAALPYTARVHAENIVRKAEPARINDYLVQLIERRRDLDFPWFPARVVCHDILGQTALVDLAGLREAIAAQGGDPAQVNPVVPVQLIVDHSLAVEAPGFDPQAFARNRAIEDRRNVDRFDFIEWCRLAFDNVDVIPAGNGIMHQINLEKMSPVIYTQDSVAFPDTCVGTDSHTPHVDALGVIAVGVGGLEAESVMLGRASMMRLPDIVAVELAGKPGPGITATDVVLALTEFLRQQKVVGAYLEFRGEGASALTIGDRATISNMAPEYGATAALFFIDDNTLDYLRLTGRSDAQVALVETYARTLGLWADDLKFAQYERTLHFDLSSVVRNMAGPSNPHRRLPVSALQERGIADTAKLAAAHAEEADGLIPDGAVIIAAITSCTNTSNPRNVIAAALLARNANARGLTRKPWVKSSLAPGSKAVQLYLEEANLLSELETLGFGIVGFACTTCNGMSGALDPAIQKEVTERDLYVTAVLSGNRNFDGRIHPYAKQAFLASPPLVIAYAIAGTVRFDIEKDVLGIDAHGNEVRLHDIWPSDAEIDAVVKASVKPEQFRRVYDPMFAPRHDGGRAKPLYDWREMSTYIRCPPYWEGALAGERTLRGMRALAVLGDNITTDHLSPSNAILRSSAAGEYLAKMGLPEEDFNSYATHRGDHLTAQRATFANPKLINEMVVVDGEVKQGSLARMEPEGTVVRMWEAIETYMQRKQPLIIIAGADYGQGSSRDWAAKGVRLAGVEAIVAEGFERIHRTNLVGMGVLPLQFQAGTTRKTLGIDGSETFDVLGDAAPGATLTLVIRRRNGDTVDVPMTCRLDSDEDLLIYQAGGVLQRFAQDFMAASSAG from the coding sequence ATGAACAACAGCTACCGCAAATACCTTCCCGGCACCGCGCTGGACTACTTCGATGCCTGCGAGGCGGTGGAGGCGATCAAGCCTGGCGCTTGGGCGGCCCTGCCCTACACCGCGCGGGTGCATGCCGAAAACATCGTGCGCAAGGCCGAGCCCGCCCGCATCAACGACTATCTGGTGCAGTTGATCGAACGCCGCCGCGACCTGGATTTCCCGTGGTTCCCGGCGCGGGTGGTCTGCCACGACATCCTCGGTCAAACCGCTTTGGTGGATTTGGCGGGCCTGCGTGAAGCCATCGCCGCGCAAGGCGGTGACCCGGCGCAAGTGAACCCGGTGGTGCCGGTGCAGCTGATCGTGGATCACTCGCTGGCGGTGGAAGCCCCCGGCTTCGACCCGCAGGCGTTCGCCAGGAACCGCGCCATCGAGGATCGCCGCAACGTGGACCGCTTCGATTTCATCGAGTGGTGCCGGCTGGCGTTCGACAACGTGGACGTGATCCCGGCCGGCAACGGGATCATGCACCAGATCAACCTGGAAAAGATGTCGCCGGTGATCTACACGCAGGACAGCGTCGCCTTCCCGGACACCTGCGTCGGCACCGACAGCCATACCCCACACGTGGATGCGCTGGGCGTCATTGCAGTGGGCGTGGGCGGGCTGGAAGCGGAAAGCGTGATGCTGGGCCGCGCCTCGATGATGCGGCTGCCCGACATCGTGGCGGTGGAGCTGGCAGGCAAGCCGGGCCCCGGCATTACCGCCACCGACGTGGTGCTGGCGCTGACCGAGTTCCTGCGGCAGCAAAAAGTCGTGGGCGCCTATCTGGAATTCCGTGGCGAAGGCGCCTCCGCGCTGACCATCGGCGACCGCGCCACGATTTCCAACATGGCGCCGGAATACGGTGCCACCGCCGCGCTGTTCTTCATCGACGACAACACCCTGGACTATCTGCGCCTGACCGGCCGCAGCGATGCGCAGGTGGCGCTGGTGGAGACCTATGCCAGGACGCTGGGCCTGTGGGCCGACGACCTGAAGTTCGCGCAGTACGAGCGCACCTTGCACTTCGATTTGTCGTCGGTGGTGCGCAACATGGCCGGCCCGTCCAATCCGCATCGCCGCCTGCCGGTGAGTGCGCTGCAGGAGCGCGGCATCGCCGACACCGCCAAGCTGGCGGCGGCGCATGCCGAGGAAGCCGACGGCCTGATTCCCGACGGCGCGGTGATCATCGCCGCCATCACCAGCTGCACCAATACCTCCAACCCGCGCAACGTGATCGCCGCCGCGCTGCTGGCGCGCAACGCCAACGCGCGCGGACTGACCCGCAAGCCGTGGGTGAAGTCCTCGCTGGCGCCCGGCTCGAAGGCGGTACAGTTGTACCTTGAGGAAGCGAACCTGCTGTCCGAACTGGAAACGCTGGGCTTCGGCATCGTCGGCTTTGCCTGCACCACCTGCAACGGCATGAGCGGCGCGCTGGATCCCGCAATCCAGAAGGAAGTGACCGAGCGCGACCTGTACGTCACCGCCGTGCTGTCCGGCAACCGCAACTTCGACGGCCGCATCCATCCCTATGCGAAGCAGGCGTTCCTGGCCTCGCCGCCGCTGGTGATTGCCTATGCCATTGCCGGCACGGTGCGCTTCGACATCGAAAAGGACGTGCTGGGCATCGACGCGCATGGCAACGAGGTCCGCCTCCACGACATCTGGCCCAGCGACGCCGAAATCGACGCAGTGGTGAAAGCCAGCGTCAAGCCGGAGCAGTTCCGCCGCGTGTACGACCCGATGTTCGCGCCGCGCCACGACGGCGGCCGCGCCAAGCCGCTGTACGACTGGCGCGAGATGAGTACCTACATCCGCTGCCCGCCGTACTGGGAAGGCGCACTGGCCGGCGAGCGCACGCTGCGCGGCATGCGCGCGCTGGCGGTGCTGGGCGACAACATCACCACCGACCACCTCTCGCCGTCGAACGCGATCCTGCGCAGCAGCGCGGCTGGCGAATATCTGGCGAAAATGGGCCTGCCGGAAGAGGACTTCAATTCCTACGCCACCCATCGCGGCGACCATCTCACCGCGCAGCGCGCCACCTTCGCCAACCCCAAGCTCATCAACGAAATGGTGGTCGTCGATGGCGAAGTGAAACAGGGCTCGCTGGCGCGGATGGAGCCCGAGGGCACGGTGGTGCGGATGTGGGAAGCCATCGAAACCTACATGCAGCGCAAGCAGCCGCTGATCATCATTGCCGGCGCCGATTACGGGCAGGGCTCCAGCCGCGACTGGGCCGCCAAGGGCGTGCGCCTGGCAGGCGTGGAGGCCATCGTCGCCGAGGGCTTCGAGCGCATCCACCGCACCAATCTGGTCGGCATGGGCGTGTTGCCGCTGCAGTTCCAGGCCGGCACCACGCGCAAGACGCTGGGCATCGATGGCAGCGAAACCTTCGACGTGCTCGGCGACGCCGCGCCCGGCGCCACCCTCACGCTGGTCATCCGCCGTCGCAACGGCGACACCGTGGACGTGCCGATGACCTGCCGGCTGGATTCGGATGAAGACCTGTTGATCTATCAGGCGGGCGGCGTGCTGCAGCGGTTCGCGCAGGATTTCATGGCAGCCAGCAGCGCCGGCTGA
- the dusA gene encoding tRNA dihydrouridine(20/20a) synthase DusA has protein sequence MTASPAIPADQLRLSVAPMMDWTDSHCRVFHRLLAPHARLYSEMVHANAVIHGDRARLLAMDPGEHPVALQLGGSEPALLAQAARIGADWGYDEINLNCGCPSDRVQAGRFGACLMREPALVADSVAAMIAAVPGVPITVKCRLGVDDDHEWEHFLAFIDTIAEAGCRMFVVHARNAWLKGLSPKENREVPPLRYDWAYRLKRERPALQVIVNGGIADAGEATAHLAHVDGAMLGRAAYHTPYLLHQLDVAWFGGALQSRGALLRAYRPYVERQLAAGALLKHIARHLLGLFSGEYGGRAFRQILSEGAHKPGADWTLIERALAPAESSRNSDLERP, from the coding sequence ATGACCGCCTCGCCCGCCATCCCCGCCGATCAGCTGCGCCTGTCCGTCGCCCCGATGATGGACTGGACGGATTCGCACTGCCGCGTGTTCCACCGGCTGCTGGCGCCGCATGCGCGGCTGTACAGCGAAATGGTGCACGCCAACGCGGTGATCCACGGGGATCGCGCGCGGCTGTTGGCGATGGACCCCGGCGAGCATCCGGTCGCGCTGCAGCTGGGTGGCAGCGAGCCGGCGCTGCTGGCGCAGGCGGCGCGGATCGGCGCCGACTGGGGCTATGACGAGATCAACCTCAACTGCGGCTGCCCGTCCGACCGCGTGCAGGCCGGGCGGTTCGGCGCGTGCCTGATGCGCGAGCCGGCGCTGGTCGCGGACAGCGTGGCGGCGATGATCGCCGCGGTGCCGGGCGTGCCGATCACGGTGAAATGCCGGCTTGGCGTGGATGACGACCACGAGTGGGAGCACTTCCTCGCCTTCATCGACACCATTGCCGAGGCGGGCTGCCGGATGTTCGTCGTGCATGCGCGCAATGCCTGGCTGAAGGGGCTGAGCCCGAAGGAAAACCGCGAAGTGCCGCCGCTGCGTTACGACTGGGCCTATCGGCTCAAGCGTGAGCGCCCGGCCTTGCAGGTCATCGTCAACGGCGGCATTGCCGACGCCGGGGAAGCCACCGCGCATCTGGCGCATGTGGATGGCGCGATGCTGGGACGCGCCGCGTACCACACGCCGTATCTGCTGCATCAGTTGGACGTGGCGTGGTTCGGCGGCGCGCTGCAGTCGCGCGGTGCCCTGTTGCGCGCCTATCGGCCCTACGTCGAGCGACAGCTTGCAGCCGGTGCGCTGCTCAAGCACATTGCCCGCCACCTGCTCGGCCTGTTTTCGGGCGAGTACGGTGGCCGGGCCTTCCGGCAAATCCTCAGCGAAGGCGCGCACAAGCCGGGTGCCGATTGGACGCTGATTGAGCGTGCGCTGGCGCCTGCCGAATCCTCCCGCAACAGTGACCTTGAGCGACCATGA
- a CDS encoding arginine deiminase-related protein, translated as MITRDLDAFSAAARNAASDFGPATAHAAFLVAPDGFSLAEQSAQDNAYMADAAAFDAARASAQHRELQRAISRVVPAICFAGNPETPDAVFPNNVFGTAAGRYVVGRMRHPVRQREATRGDIRAFFRDVLGRREIDLSAQASPCELTGALVIDRARGLGFCGLSERCDEAGARLMHEAFGLRATLMFDLAAGEYHTNVVLAVLAGRAAVVCPRGFADAAVADAIAHLYAPHAVVCSDAEHAAFAGNCIALSQDSVWMSAAAGAALTPAHRQVLADAGLRLETVALDAIEAAGGSLRCCIGEIY; from the coding sequence ATGATTACCCGTGATCTTGATGCGTTTTCTGCCGCGGCACGCAATGCCGCAAGCGATTTTGGCCCGGCCACCGCGCACGCTGCCTTTCTGGTTGCCCCGGACGGGTTTTCGTTGGCGGAACAGTCCGCGCAGGACAACGCCTACATGGCCGATGCGGCCGCCTTCGATGCCGCGCGCGCGTCGGCGCAGCATCGCGAGCTGCAGCGCGCCATCTCGCGGGTCGTGCCCGCGATCTGTTTCGCCGGCAATCCGGAAACGCCCGACGCGGTATTTCCGAACAATGTGTTCGGCACGGCGGCCGGGCGCTACGTGGTTGGCCGCATGCGTCACCCAGTGCGGCAGCGCGAAGCCACGCGTGGCGACATCCGGGCGTTCTTCCGCGACGTGCTGGGACGACGGGAAATCGACCTGTCCGCGCAGGCCAGCCCCTGTGAGTTGACCGGCGCGCTGGTGATCGATCGTGCGCGCGGGCTCGGCTTCTGCGGGCTGTCAGAGCGCTGCGACGAGGCCGGTGCGCGGCTGATGCACGAGGCATTCGGGCTGCGCGCCACCCTGATGTTTGATCTGGCGGCCGGCGAATACCACACCAACGTGGTGCTGGCGGTGCTGGCCGGGCGGGCGGCGGTGGTGTGCCCGCGCGGGTTTGCCGATGCGGCGGTGGCCGACGCCATCGCCCACCTGTACGCGCCACATGCGGTGGTGTGCAGTGATGCCGAACATGCCGCGTTCGCCGGCAACTGCATTGCGCTGTCGCAGGATTCGGTGTGGATGAGCGCCGCGGCCGGCGCGGCGCTGACACCCGCGCATCGACAGGTGTTGGCCGATGCCGGGTTGCGGCTGGAAACGGTGGCGCTGGATGCCATCGAGGCCGCCGGCGGCTCGCTGCGCTGCTGCATCGGCGAGATCTATTGA
- a CDS encoding PepSY domain-containing protein encodes MSRRHSALPNLLAASILAALPVASAWAQQAPVPPQRDRSQDRGPDRPPREALSDAVRRVERTTRGEVLSAERVQYDGRDMHRVKVVDDQGRVRVFMQEPSRTSGGQQRSKRDDDD; translated from the coding sequence ATGTCCCGTCGTCATTCTGCATTGCCCAACCTGCTTGCCGCCTCGATTCTGGCGGCATTGCCGGTGGCGTCGGCTTGGGCGCAACAGGCCCCGGTGCCACCGCAGCGCGACAGGAGCCAGGATCGTGGTCCGGATCGCCCGCCGCGCGAGGCGTTGTCCGATGCGGTGCGCCGGGTGGAACGCACGACCCGCGGCGAAGTGCTGTCGGCCGAGCGCGTCCAGTACGACGGGCGCGACATGCACCGGGTCAAGGTCGTGGATGATCAGGGGCGCGTGCGGGTGTTCATGCAGGAGCCGTCGCGCACGAGCGGCGGGCAGCAGCGATCCAAGCGCGACGACGACGATTGA
- a CDS encoding response regulator transcription factor, whose product MRILLVEDEAPLRETLAARLKREGYAVDAAQDGEEGLYMGREVPFDVGIIDLGLPKMSGMELIRALREEGKKFPVLILTARSSWQDKVDGLKQGADDYLVKPFHVEELLARVNALVRRAAGWSKPTLECGPVMLDLAAQTVSVGGANVDLTSYEYKVLEYLMMHAGELVSKADLTEHIYQQDFDRDSNVLEVFIGRLRKKLDPDGELKPIETVRGRGYRFAIARSGE is encoded by the coding sequence ATGCGAATCCTGCTCGTCGAAGACGAAGCCCCGTTGCGCGAAACCCTGGCCGCGCGGCTGAAGCGCGAAGGTTACGCGGTGGATGCCGCCCAGGACGGCGAAGAGGGCCTGTACATGGGCCGCGAAGTGCCGTTTGACGTGGGCATCATCGACCTTGGCTTGCCCAAGATGAGCGGGATGGAGCTGATCCGCGCGCTGCGCGAGGAAGGCAAGAAGTTCCCGGTGCTGATCCTGACCGCGCGCTCCAGCTGGCAGGACAAGGTGGATGGCCTCAAGCAGGGGGCCGACGACTATCTGGTCAAGCCCTTCCACGTCGAGGAATTGCTGGCGCGCGTCAATGCGCTGGTGCGTCGCGCCGCAGGCTGGAGCAAGCCCACCCTGGAATGCGGGCCGGTGATGCTGGATCTGGCCGCGCAGACCGTCAGCGTGGGTGGCGCCAACGTGGACCTGACCAGCTACGAATACAAGGTGCTGGAATACCTGATGATGCACGCGGGCGAGCTGGTGTCGAAGGCCGACCTCACCGAGCACATCTACCAGCAGGATTTCGATCGCGATTCCAACGTGCTGGAAGTGTTCATCGGCCGCCTGCGCAAGAAGCTCGACCCGGACGGTGAGCTGAAGCCCATCGAGACCGTGCGCGGCCGCGGCTATCGCTTCGCCATCGCGCGCAGCGGCGAATAA
- a CDS encoding ATP-binding protein, producing MTPAPAEPDPRPAPRARRLRIAQPRSLRSRQVWAASLGLIAFLALAGYALDRAFQSTAQSGMRERLHSYALAYASSDFARDGSVIPPWDPPDPRFRRPGSGLYAQIVLDSGQWESDSAQGPKLPDGAMLGPGQQQLEGPLPITRINGTPGEVYRFGYGLLWSDADASGREIPYTVYIMEDTTALGRQVAAFRAALWRYLGGAGAVLLLLQVLVLRWSLRPLRDVIDDLKRVQAGTAAGMSDAHPRELEPLTESINAFIQSERENLERQRNTLADLAHSLKTPLAVLRTRLDSDTGEAELRVEVDTQLRRMNDLVSYQLARAARSGHQLFAAPIEIEPQAEQIVVGLEKVYAGKGVLCEFEIAPDARFYGETGDLQELLGNLLENAFKWARSRVLLTVTEGAQVPGRRAGVVLTVEDDGPGIADDRIAYVLQRGVRGDERVQGHGIGLSIVQDIVRSYRGELQVGRSQELGGARFEVVLPSGL from the coding sequence ATGACGCCCGCGCCTGCTGAACCGGATCCGCGCCCCGCGCCCCGCGCGCGGCGGCTGCGCATCGCCCAGCCGCGCTCACTGCGCTCGCGCCAGGTCTGGGCGGCCAGCCTGGGCCTGATCGCCTTCCTTGCGCTGGCCGGCTACGCACTGGATCGCGCGTTCCAGAGCACCGCGCAGAGCGGCATGCGCGAGCGCCTGCACAGCTATGCGCTGGCCTACGCCAGCAGCGATTTCGCCCGCGACGGCAGCGTGATCCCGCCGTGGGATCCGCCGGACCCGCGCTTCCGACGGCCCGGCAGCGGGCTGTATGCGCAGATCGTGCTGGACTCGGGGCAATGGGAGTCGGATTCGGCACAGGGGCCGAAGCTGCCGGACGGCGCCATGCTGGGGCCGGGCCAGCAACAGCTCGAAGGGCCGTTGCCCATCACCCGGATCAACGGCACGCCCGGCGAGGTGTACCGCTTCGGCTATGGCTTGCTGTGGTCGGATGCCGACGCCAGTGGGCGCGAAATTCCCTATACCGTCTACATCATGGAAGACACCACCGCGCTGGGGCGGCAGGTGGCGGCGTTCCGCGCCGCGCTGTGGCGCTACCTGGGCGGTGCGGGCGCCGTGCTGCTGTTGCTGCAGGTGCTGGTGTTGCGCTGGAGCCTGCGCCCGCTGCGCGACGTGATCGACGATCTCAAGCGCGTGCAGGCGGGTACGGCTGCCGGGATGAGCGATGCGCACCCGCGCGAGCTGGAACCGCTGACCGAAAGCATCAATGCCTTCATCCAGAGCGAGCGCGAAAACCTCGAGCGCCAGCGCAACACGCTGGCCGATCTGGCGCACAGCCTGAAGACACCGCTGGCGGTGCTGCGCACGCGCCTGGACAGCGACACCGGCGAGGCCGAGCTGCGCGTGGAAGTGGATACGCAGCTGCGGCGGATGAACGACCTGGTGTCGTACCAGTTGGCGCGCGCGGCGCGCTCCGGCCACCAGCTGTTCGCGGCGCCGATCGAGATCGAGCCGCAGGCCGAGCAGATCGTGGTGGGGCTGGAGAAGGTGTACGCCGGCAAGGGTGTGTTGTGCGAGTTCGAAATCGCGCCGGATGCGCGGTTCTACGGCGAAACCGGTGACCTGCAGGAGCTGCTCGGCAACCTGCTGGAAAACGCGTTCAAATGGGCCAGGTCACGGGTGCTGCTGACCGTGACGGAGGGCGCGCAAGTGCCGGGCCGTCGCGCAGGCGTGGTGCTCACCGTGGAGGACGACGGCCCCGGCATTGCCGATGACCGCATCGCCTACGTACTGCAGCGTGGCGTGCGCGGCGATGAGCGCGTGCAGGGCCACGGCATTGGCCTGTCGATCGTGCAGGACATCGTCAGGAGCTATCGCGGCGAGCTGCAGGTCGGGCGCTCGCAGGAGCTGGGTGGCGCGCGTTTCGAGGTGGTGCTGCCAAGCGGTCTGTAA
- a CDS encoding DegV family protein, with translation MIDTTLNGQSAAVVTAAALRRALIAGAHRVIAARDELNRINVFPVPDGDTGSNLASTLGCVLSGALSRRSRHIGELLTRVGNDAIDGARGNSGAIMAQFLAGLAEQARSLPTLDLPALVAAVRRGADSARAALAQPVEGTILSVIAAFSDALEESAKRLGNSPRTAFSSALQRARAALAETPKQLPLLQKAGVVDAGARGFVDWLEGISDYAQDGPRVLRLRGTAAPAGETEVIPHLHQDVDPQRRYCTECLLVGEGIDRDALRAALLATGIDSLVVAGSNSRVRVHGHAGSPQVLFDVCAGFGQLQAMKADDMILQQRSVESPARIAVITDSAADLPPAIAERFGIHVVPVRVSLDGRDYLDRLGLTAAEFYRRMAASAGLPQTSQPPPGDFRRVFEHVLGYQPGGVYVGLSRPLSGTLQSAETAARGQRRPLHCFDSGNASVGQALLAWRAGELAEAGADMQAIEAELARLKPLTLTWAMARDIRHAVRGGRIPRWAAPVMRFSGLMPVAAVNPDGLLKVAGGLFARRRAAEAFARHVARRVPATAGWRLIVGHADALADAERLLDALRTRLPVCEAQVVEVGPGIGAHAGPGTLLVGLQPAPVS, from the coding sequence ATGATCGACACCACGCTGAATGGCCAGTCCGCCGCCGTCGTGACCGCCGCCGCGCTGCGCCGCGCGCTGATTGCCGGCGCCCACCGGGTCATTGCGGCCCGCGACGAGCTCAACCGCATCAATGTATTCCCGGTGCCGGACGGCGACACCGGCAGCAACCTCGCCTCGACCCTGGGCTGCGTCTTGAGCGGCGCCTTGAGTCGCCGCAGCCGGCATATCGGCGAATTGCTCACGCGGGTGGGCAACGATGCCATCGACGGTGCGCGCGGAAATTCCGGGGCGATCATGGCGCAGTTCCTGGCGGGGCTGGCCGAGCAGGCGCGCAGCCTGCCGACGCTGGATCTGCCGGCGCTGGTGGCGGCCGTGCGGCGCGGTGCGGACAGCGCGCGTGCCGCGCTGGCACAGCCCGTGGAAGGCACCATCCTGAGCGTGATCGCGGCCTTTTCCGATGCGCTGGAAGAAAGCGCGAAGCGCCTTGGCAACAGCCCGCGAACTGCTTTCTCCAGCGCCCTGCAGCGCGCGCGAGCGGCATTGGCAGAGACCCCGAAGCAGTTGCCGCTGCTGCAGAAGGCCGGCGTCGTGGATGCCGGTGCGCGCGGGTTCGTGGACTGGCTGGAGGGCATCTCCGACTATGCGCAGGACGGCCCGCGTGTGCTGCGCCTGCGCGGCACGGCGGCCCCGGCGGGCGAAACTGAAGTGATCCCGCACCTGCACCAGGACGTGGACCCGCAGCGGCGCTATTGCACCGAATGCCTGCTGGTTGGCGAGGGCATCGATCGCGACGCGCTGCGCGCTGCATTGCTGGCAACGGGCATCGATTCGCTGGTGGTGGCCGGCAGCAACAGCCGGGTGCGCGTGCATGGGCATGCGGGGTCGCCGCAAGTGCTGTTCGACGTCTGCGCCGGGTTCGGGCAGCTGCAGGCGATGAAGGCCGACGACATGATCCTGCAGCAGCGCAGCGTGGAGTCGCCGGCGCGGATCGCGGTGATCACCGACAGTGCGGCCGACCTGCCCCCCGCGATCGCCGAGCGTTTCGGCATCCACGTGGTGCCGGTGCGGGTGAGCCTGGATGGCCGCGACTATCTGGACCGGCTGGGCCTGACCGCCGCCGAGTTCTATCGGCGGATGGCCGCCAGTGCGGGGCTGCCGCAGACCAGCCAACCGCCCCCCGGCGACTTCCGCCGGGTCTTCGAGCATGTGCTTGGCTACCAGCCGGGCGGCGTCTATGTGGGCCTGTCGCGCCCGCTGTCCGGCACGCTGCAGTCGGCCGAAACGGCGGCGCGCGGGCAGCGCAGGCCGCTGCACTGCTTCGACAGTGGCAACGCCAGCGTGGGCCAGGCGCTGCTGGCCTGGCGCGCCGGTGAATTGGCCGAGGCCGGCGCGGACATGCAGGCGATCGAGGCAGAGCTGGCGCGGTTGAAACCGTTGACCCTGACCTGGGCGATGGCACGCGACATCAGGCACGCGGTGCGCGGCGGGCGCATTCCGCGCTGGGCGGCGCCGGTGATGCGTTTCAGTGGGCTGATGCCGGTTGCCGCAGTCAATCCGGATGGCTTGCTGAAGGTGGCCGGCGGGCTGTTTGCACGGCGCCGGGCCGCCGAGGCGTTTGCTCGCCATGTGGCGCGGCGCGTGCCCGCAACCGCGGGTTGGCGGCTGATCGTGGGGCATGCCGATGCGCTTGCCGACGCCGAACGTTTGCTCGACGCGCTGCGGACGCGCCTGCCGGTGTGCGAGGCGCAAGTGGTGGAAGTGGGGCCGGGCATCGGCGCGCATGCGGGGCCGGGGACGCTGCTCGTGGGCCTGCAGCCCGCGCCCGTATCATGA